Below is a window of Flavobacterium sp. N2820 DNA.
CAGGTGTATTTGCAAACCAATTTTCAAAAGCTTGTGAATGCGTAGCACCTAACTGACCTGCAGAAGCTGTTGGACCTCTAAACACCATAGGCATTGGAAATTGTCCAGCAGACATTTGACGCATTTTTGCTGCATTATTGATAATTTGATCAATTCCTACCAATGAGAAGTTGAATGTCATAAATTCTACAATTGGTCGATTTCCATTCATAGCTGAACCTACAGCAATTCCTGCAAATCCTAACTCAGCAATAGGGGTATCAATTACACGTTTTGGTCCAAACTCATCCAGCATTCCTTTTGAAGCCTTATAAGCTCCATTATATTCTGCTACTTCTTCACCCATTAAATATATTGATTCATCGCGACGCATTTCTTCGCTCATCGCTTCACAAATTGCTTCTCTAAATTGTATCGTTCTCATGCAATTAATTTATTTGTATTATGATTGGCAAAAATAGGAAAAATAAAATTATACTTTCGTGTAATCCAAAAAAAACCTATTTTATTCTACTAAAACCTTTTAGTAATACAAATGTTTAAAAAAAATACAATTTTAAATACCCAAATTACATTTTATACATAAAAATTGAGTTTTTTATATGAAATTCGTATTTATTATGCGTGCATAGTTTTTTATTCCATTTTATTTTGTATTTTCGTAGCTGTAAAATACAACATTAAATACTTACAAAATGAAAATATTAGTTTGCATCAGTCACGTACCTGATACTACTTCAAAGATTAATTTTACTAATGGTGACAGTGAGTTTGACACCAATGGAGTACAATTTGTAATTAATCCAAATGACGAATTTGGTTTAACAAGAGCTATATGGTTTAAAGAACAACAAGGCGCAAATGTTACTGTTGTAAATGTGGGAGGAGCAGACGCTGAAGCAACATTAAGAAAAGCATTAGCAATTGGAGCTGACGAAGCAATTCGCATAAACGCAAACCCAACAGACGGAATGTTTGTTGCTAAACAATTAGCTGAAGTAATCAAAAACGGAGGTTATGATTTAGTAATTGCTGGCAAAGAATCATTAGATTATAATGGCGGAATGGTTCCAGGAATGGTTGCTGGATTATTAGGTTACAATTTTGTAAACGCTTGTGTTGGAATTGATGTAAACGGAAACGAAGCTAAAGTAACAAGAGAAATTGATGGTGGTAAAGAAACTGTTGCTGCAAGTTTGCCTTTAATTATTGGCGGACAAAAAGGTTTAGTTGAAGAAAAAGATTTACGTATTCCAAACATGAGAGGCATCATGATGGCAAGAACTAAAGCGTTAACTTTAGTTGAACCAACAGGGGATGTATCAGCTACAAAAGCAATTAAATTTGAAAAACCAGCTGCAAAATCAGCGGTTAAATTAGTAAGTGCAGATAATTTAGACGAATTAATTAGTTTGTTACACAACGAAGCTAAAGTTATTTAATTAAGAATTAATAATTACGAATTAAGAAATCTTTAAATCATTAAATTTTTCAATCTTTAAATTAAAAATCATGTCAATATTAATATATGCTGAATCAGCAGAAGGAAAAATTAAAAAAGTAGCATTCGAATTAGCTTCTTACGCAAAAAAAGTAGCTTCTTCAATGGGAACAAGCGTTACTGCTGTAACAATAAACAATGCAGATAATAATGCATTAGCAGCTTACGGAGTAGACAAAGTTTTAAACGTTTCAAACGAAAAGTTAAATAACTTTAGTGCAAAGGCTTATGCAGATGTTATTGTACAAGCAGCTAAAAAAGAAGGAGCTCAACTTATATTAGTTTCTTCATCAACAGATAGTCTATATTTAGCTCCGCTAGTAGCTGTAGCTCTAGAAGCTGGTTATGCTTCAAACGTAGTTGCTTTACCTGAAAGCACATCTCCTTTCCAAGTTAAAAGAACTGCTTTTTCAAACAAAGCATTCAATATTACCGAAATTTCAACTCCAGTAAAAGTGTTAGGAATTGCTAAAAATTCTTTTGGATTGGTAGAAAGCGCAACTTCATTAACTGAAGAAAATTTCGCACCCTCTTTAAACGATGCTGATTTTGGAATAAAAGTAGAAAACGTAGAAAAAGTTTCTGGAAAAGTAACTATAGCTGATGCTGAAATCGTAGTTTCTGCTGGTCGTGGAATGAAAGGGCCGGAAAATTGGGGAATGATTGAGGAATTAGCCTCTGTTTTAGGTGCTGCAACAGCATGTTCTAAACCCGTTTCTGATATTGGATGGAGACCACACAGCGAACACGTGGGACAAACTGGAAAACCAGTAGCTTCTAACTTGTATATTGCAGTTGGTATTTCTGGAGCAATTCAACATATTGCAGGTATTAACTCCTCAAAAGTAAAAGTAGTTATCAACACAGATCCAGAAGCACCGTTCTTTAAAGTTGCTGATTATGGAGTTGTTGGTGATGCATTCACAGTAGTACCTCAATTAATTGAAAAATTAAAAGCTTTTAAAGCAAGCAACTCTTAATAAAAAAGTTGTTCAAAAATATATTAAATTAAAATTAGAGTTATCTTTGTTTAGATAGCTCTTTTTTTTATTTTTGGAGCCTATAGCTAAGCTATTTTTTCTGTAAGCCTTTTGTAACTTTTTTTATAAACTTTGTAGTATTGAAAAAAGTAATAATTTCAAACGAATTGATAATTAATAATTTAAAATGAGTCTCGTAAAACTAAACATAAAGGGAATTTCATACAGCCAAACGCAAAATGGAGCATATGCCTTGATTTTAAATGAAGTGGATGGCGACAGAAAACTCCCAATTGTTATAGGCGCCTTTGAAGCACAATCTATAGCGATTGCACTAGAGAAGGAAATTAAACCTCCTCGCCCACTCACACATGATTTATTCAAAAACTTTGCTGACCGTTTTGATATTGTTGTCAAACAAGTTATTATCCATAAATTAGTAGATGGTGTTTTTTATTCAAGCATTATTTGCGAAAGAGACAAAATAGAAGAAATAATCGATGCCCGCACATCAGATGCTATTGCGTTAGCATTACGTTTTAGTGCTCCAATTTTTACTTATAAAAACATTTTAGACAAAGCAGGAATTTATCTTAGCATTAACCCCAATGATAATGAAAAGATAAATGAAGAAAACGATGATGTTCTTTCAACACCAGAAAATTTTGGAGAGGAAGATGATGTCGTTGTACCTGCTGATAATTATACTGGCTTTACTTTAAAGGAATTATACAGTAAATTAGAGGAAGCAGTACAAAATGAAGACTACGAAAAAGCAGCAAAAATTAGAGATGAAATCTCAAAAAAAGAATCTTAACAAAATCAAAATAACTAATGTATAAAAATATCATCTATATAATCGCACTACTTTTTAGTATTTCGGTTGGAGCTCAAGAAATTGAAAAAAAATGGCAACTTTCAAGCTCGCAAAAAGACTATTTAGAATTAAAAGGGGGTGCTTACGAATTAAACATTTCAACAGATAGTTTAAATCAAAAAGGAGATTATTTAGTACAAGATAATTTTATTTTTCTCTTTGAAAACGGTTCCGATTCTCCAACAAAACGATTTGTAATTGAAACTAAAACCGATTCAACACTAACATTAAAGAATAAAGGAAAAGCCTATTCTTTTTTTGCCTCAAACAAAGCTACTAAAGCCGTCGTTGTTAATGGTGAAATTAAACCAAACGAAGGTTTTTCAATAAATAGTATGCTAAGAGGAATTCTTGGAATGGTTGCGTTATTAGCAATTGCTTATTTATTTAGCTCCAATAAAAAAGGAATCAATTGGAAAACTGTTTTTATTGGATTGGCAATTCAATTAATACTTGCAATAGGTGTACTAAAAGTAGAATTTATAAAAACCGGATTTGAATTTGTAGGCGGATTATTTGTAAAAGTATTAGATTTCACAAGAGCAGGTAGTGAATTTTTATTAGGCGGAATGATGAATGTAGATAATTTTGGATTCATATTTTTATTCCAAGTTTTACCAACAATTATTTTCTTTTCCGCGCTAACTTCGCTATTGTTTTATCTAGGAATTATACAAATTGTTGTAAAAGGAATGGCTACTGTTTTAACTAAATTAATGAATATTTCTGGAGCAGAAGGTTTATCTACTGCAGGAAATATTTTCTTAGGACAAACAGAAGCTCCTTTGATGATTAAGGCTTATTTAGACAAAATGAATCGTAGCGAAATTTTCTTAGTAATGGTAGGCGGAATGGCAACTGTTGCTGGAGGCGTTTTAGCAGCTTACATTAGCTTTTTAGGAGGGGATGACCAAGCTTTACGTTTAGAATTTGCAAAACACTTATTAGCAGCATCAGTAATGGCAGCACCAGGAGCCATAATAATTTCAAAAATACTTTGCCCACAAACTGAAACAATTAATGCTGAAATAGAAGTTACAAAAGAAAAAATTGGCTCAAATATATTAGACGCAATTGCAACTGGAACTACTGAAGGATTAAAATTAGCAGCAAATGTAGCGGCTATGCTTTTGGTTTTCATCGCCTTTATTGCCATGATTAATTTTACATTTGGAAAAATTGGCCTTTGGACTGGACTTAATGATGTTATTGCTACATACACCCCTTATAAAACATTTTCATTAGAAACTATTTTAGGAATTATTTTCTCCCCTTTAATGTGGGTAATTGGAATTGCAAAAGAAGACATGATGCTTATGGGGCAATTATTAGGAATTAAATTAGCTGCATCTGAATTTGTTGGTTATATCCAATTAGCAGAATTGAAAAATGTTGCTAATGAAGTACATTTTTCCTTTAACAAATCGGTAATTATGGCGACCTATATGTTATGTGGTTTTGCCAACTTTGCTTCTATTGG
It encodes the following:
- a CDS encoding electron transfer flavoprotein subunit beta/FixA family protein, with the protein product MKILVCISHVPDTTSKINFTNGDSEFDTNGVQFVINPNDEFGLTRAIWFKEQQGANVTVVNVGGADAEATLRKALAIGADEAIRINANPTDGMFVAKQLAEVIKNGGYDLVIAGKESLDYNGGMVPGMVAGLLGYNFVNACVGIDVNGNEAKVTREIDGGKETVAASLPLIIGGQKGLVEEKDLRIPNMRGIMMARTKALTLVEPTGDVSATKAIKFEKPAAKSAVKLVSADNLDELISLLHNEAKVI
- a CDS encoding electron transfer flavoprotein subunit alpha/FixB family protein, which codes for MSILIYAESAEGKIKKVAFELASYAKKVASSMGTSVTAVTINNADNNALAAYGVDKVLNVSNEKLNNFSAKAYADVIVQAAKKEGAQLILVSSSTDSLYLAPLVAVALEAGYASNVVALPESTSPFQVKRTAFSNKAFNITEISTPVKVLGIAKNSFGLVESATSLTEENFAPSLNDADFGIKVENVEKVSGKVTIADAEIVVSAGRGMKGPENWGMIEELASVLGAATACSKPVSDIGWRPHSEHVGQTGKPVASNLYIAVGISGAIQHIAGINSSKVKVVINTDPEAPFFKVADYGVVGDAFTVVPQLIEKLKAFKASNS
- a CDS encoding bifunctional nuclease family protein; the encoded protein is MSLVKLNIKGISYSQTQNGAYALILNEVDGDRKLPIVIGAFEAQSIAIALEKEIKPPRPLTHDLFKNFADRFDIVVKQVIIHKLVDGVFYSSIICERDKIEEIIDARTSDAIALALRFSAPIFTYKNILDKAGIYLSINPNDNEKINEENDDVLSTPENFGEEDDVVVPADNYTGFTLKELYSKLEEAVQNEDYEKAAKIRDEISKKES
- a CDS encoding NupC/NupG family nucleoside CNT transporter encodes the protein MYKNIIYIIALLFSISVGAQEIEKKWQLSSSQKDYLELKGGAYELNISTDSLNQKGDYLVQDNFIFLFENGSDSPTKRFVIETKTDSTLTLKNKGKAYSFFASNKATKAVVVNGEIKPNEGFSINSMLRGILGMVALLAIAYLFSSNKKGINWKTVFIGLAIQLILAIGVLKVEFIKTGFEFVGGLFVKVLDFTRAGSEFLLGGMMNVDNFGFIFLFQVLPTIIFFSALTSLLFYLGIIQIVVKGMATVLTKLMNISGAEGLSTAGNIFLGQTEAPLMIKAYLDKMNRSEIFLVMVGGMATVAGGVLAAYISFLGGDDQALRLEFAKHLLAASVMAAPGAIIISKILCPQTETINAEIEVTKEKIGSNILDAIATGTTEGLKLAANVAAMLLVFIAFIAMINFTFGKIGLWTGLNDVIATYTPYKTFSLETILGIIFSPLMWVIGIAKEDMMLMGQLLGIKLAASEFVGYIQLAELKNVANEVHFSFNKSVIMATYMLCGFANFASIGIQIGGIGSLAPNQRKTLSELGLKAVLGGSLASLLSATIAGMIIG